Genomic DNA from Segatella copri:
ATCAGGCAATTCATGCAGGGTGAAAGTACCATCAAGTCCAGTGGTGGTACTCACGTTGGGCAGCTCCTTTACTCGGATTACGGTTCCGATGAGGGGTTCACCCGTTTTGTTATCCTTGACTATACCATCCAGCGTATGTGCCTGGATGGAGGTAGTCGCAGCGGCTAGAAGCGCCGCACTCAGTAAAATTCTTTTCATCTATATCGCTATTGAAATCTTCATTCGTTTCTTTTCGCAAAAAAGCTCCTTTTACTTTTTTACCTTTAAAACCGTGTGGATGATTTTTCCATCCTTGTCAATCATCGACATTCTCAGCTGCTTCTTATCTGCTGTAAATACAGAGAAACCATCGGCTGGACTGCAGAACACAGTGCCATCGATAGGCTTCACAGGGCGAGCCAGAGATGAAGAGGAATTGACTACGTAGTCGATGTTGTCGCCCTTCTTCTGGATGTGCTGGAAGTTGTGGATATGGCCGCAGGCATAAATCGCCACATTATTATATTTATGGAGGATAGGAAGAAGGCGCTTCTGCATGTCGAGTCGCTCACTCTCCTTCTTCTCGGTGTAGGCGTAGATAGGATGATGACCTACCACGATGACCCAGTCTTCCTTGGCATTCTTCAGGGTTTCGTCGAGCCAGGAGAGCTGAGCCTCTGCATCCTGCTTGCAGGCATCAGGATATTTTTCTGACGCCTTGCGATAAGAATCGATAAGAGGTGTGGTGTCGAGGAAGATGACACGGATGGTAGTTCCCTTGTGGTCGAACACCTTGGTGTAATATTTGGCTGGCATCATCCAGCGGCGGCTCACCTTACCATAGTCCATAAAAGCCTGAGTATTACCACGATACTCATGGTTGCCACAAACCGGGAACCAGTCGAGCATCAGGTCTGGATGAGAATAAACATATTCGTAATTGGTAAGCCACAGAGGGTCCTGGGGGGAAGCCACGCCATTGAAATGGTGGATGTCGCCCACGGCAAGTACGCATTCAGGATCTACCGTACCCGCCATCTCGCCCATCAGTTCGGCGATAGGCTTCTGGTCGTAGTAGCCGTTTCGACCCATATCATTGGTCATGTAGAGGGTGATTTCACCCTTCAGTTTCTGCCATTCGGCAGCATTCGCCTTCCAGTTAGGATTCTGCGGAATAGCGGTTGCTGCACTCTGAGAGCAGGTTGTTAATGCTGCGTTTTGCGCCTGTGCAGTCAAACCTCCGCCCAACAATAAAGCCGAAGCCAAAACTACAGTAGCTACTCTACCTTTCATCATAGCAAAGCCATTCATGCTGCTATGCTTACCCGATACTTTCTTTTCCATTTTTCTTTATCTAACTATAATACCTTTCTATAATACCTTTATTAAAGATTTCCCCTTTCGGGGTAATTCCTGTTAAATTTCGGGTGCAAAGGTAGGGGTATTATGTGTCAATGAGGTTACAAGGATTTTAATTAGCAGATAAAAGATACTACAATTTTATTACGGGAGTTTCCCCCGATGCTTTTAGGGAAAATCATACGCTGGTTTATGGTTTTCCCCTTGTTGTTTTCAGCTATTCTCCCTATCTTTGCACCAGAAATAAATAAATGCAGTAATAAACCTTTAAAGAGAAGATAGTTATGAAAAGAATGATTATGACATTGGTAGCAGTATGGATGATGATTACATCTATGAATGCTCAGAGACTGACAAATATTCAGGCAGAAGCCCGTTTTATCACAGATAAGATGGTGGTGGAACTGGGATTGAGCAGCGCCCAGCGCAACAGCATCCTGAACATCAATCTCAATTATCTCAATGGCATCCGAAGCTATCGCGACATCGATGCCTACGGCTGGCATTACCGCAACAAGCAGCTCAAGCGCATGATGACCGCCAGACAATGGAAGAGATTCAAGGACTCTTACTATTTCTATCGCCCTATCGGCTGGCAGAATCATGTGTATGTTCACCATATTTACACCAAGTATCCAAAGCATAACTGGGGACACGACAAGCGCCGCCCTCGCCCTGAGTGCAGCTACGGAAGACCAGGATGGCCAGGCGGAATCCATGTAACTTATGGACCAGGAAAGCCGTGCAAGCATCACAAGTATCACAAGCACGACAAGAAGTGGAAGCACGATAGAGATTGGGATGATGATGATGATGACGATGATGATGATGACGATTGAGATAATGACAGGGAAGATGACTAAGATTAAGACTGAGATTAAGACAAACATTCGATGATAAAACAGAAGAAATCCAAGCTAGAGATGATTCTCCGGCTTGGATTTCTCGTCAAATAAAAACTAACTATGCCGTCTAACTAATCATTAATTACTAACAAGATGTCTTCCACAATCTGCTCATCGAGCAGGCGATTATCCGAAAGCAACTCCTTCACATCGTATCTGTCGTAGAGTCCCTTCCTGATGCCGCCCACCATCACCTTCATTTCTGAAGTGCCATAGTAAGAGGCGATACGCTCGCCGAAACCGCCATCCTTCGAACCATCCTCCAGGGTTACCACCAACTGATGGTTTGCTTTCAGGCTATCCAGCGTCTCGGCATCCACCTCGTTCAGATAACGTGGATTGATGAGCGTAGCATCGATGCCCTTATCAGCCAACAGGCGGACTACATTCTCGCCCTTCTGATAGAACGAACCGGCGGCGATGACTGCCACCTTCTCGCCCTGGTGCATTACCTTGTACTTTGCCTCGTAACCATATTCAGCATCAACGGCTTCTGACGTATGAACCACGCCATTGCTTGGCACGCGGATGGCGATAGGTTTCTTATCCTGCAGAATGCTCCAGCGGAGCATGGCGAAATACTCCTCGCAGGTGGTTGGAGCCAGATAGATGAGCCCCGGAATGCTGCAGAGCATCGGAATATCGAAAAGGCAGATGTGGGTGATGTCGTTCATCGAGTTCACTCCGCCTCCTACCACGTTGATTACGGCTGGGTTGGAATTGATGCAGAGGTCTTGCGCTATCTGGTCGTAGGTACGTTGGATAAAGGTGCTGTAAACGGTCCAGACAGGATGCAATCCACCCTTCGCCATTCCCGAAATCATGGCCACCGCCTGCTCTTCGGCGATTCCCATATCGATGTGCTGCTTGCCAGCCAGTTGGCGCTTATCGGCAGTAAAGCCACCTGCGGTAGGAGTACCGGCGGTTACAGCGATGAGGGTCTTATCCTGCTTCATCTCGCTGAGCATCCAGTCAGAGAATAATGTACCGTAATCCTCTGTCGGAGCAACCTCCGGGAGGATTCCATCGGCATTCCTTCTTGGTCGCGAACCGTCTTCCAAATTGAAAGGCATTCCCCAATGCCAAGCCTCCTTATTGGCTACGGCTGGCGCAAATCCATGACCTTTCTCTGTGTGAATGTGAACCACGGTAGGCTTATTCGTATCCTTCACGCTCTCGAAAACCTGGATGAGTTTTTCGATGTCGTTACCCTCTTCCAGATACTTGTATTCAAAGCCCCACGCCTTGAACCAGTTGTGCTCGCAGGTGCCGTTGCTCTCGCGCAAGGCACGCAGGTTCTTGTAGATTCCGCCATGATTTTCGGCGATAGACATTTCGTTGTCGTTCACCACGATGATGATGCCCGTGCCGAGTTCCGAAGCCTCATCCAGTCCCTCGAAAGCCTCGCCGCCCGAAAGGGATCCGTCGCCGATAATGGCGATGATGTTCTCATCGGTACCCTTGACGTCGCGCGCCTTCTGCAAACCGGTGGCAAGACTCACGGAAGTAGAAGTATGCCCCACCTCAAAGTTATCATACTCAGGACATTCGGCAGGAGAAGAATAGCCCGAAATGGCATTCATGTCATCCACA
This window encodes:
- a CDS encoding 1-deoxy-D-xylulose-5-phosphate synthase, with the translated sequence MYIEKIKSPADLKKLDLKELQVVADETRQAVLNRVSKHGGHVGPNLGFVEATVALHYVFNAPKDKLVFDVSHQCYPHKVLTGRAAGFLGDVDDMNAISGYSSPAECPEYDNFEVGHTSTSVSLATGLQKARDVKGTDENIIAIIGDGSLSGGEAFEGLDEASELGTGIIIVVNDNEMSIAENHGGIYKNLRALRESNGTCEHNWFKAWGFEYKYLEEGNDIEKLIQVFESVKDTNKPTVVHIHTEKGHGFAPAVANKEAWHWGMPFNLEDGSRPRRNADGILPEVAPTEDYGTLFSDWMLSEMKQDKTLIAVTAGTPTAGGFTADKRQLAGKQHIDMGIAEEQAVAMISGMAKGGLHPVWTVYSTFIQRTYDQIAQDLCINSNPAVINVVGGGVNSMNDITHICLFDIPMLCSIPGLIYLAPTTCEEYFAMLRWSILQDKKPIAIRVPSNGVVHTSEAVDAEYGYEAKYKVMHQGEKVAVIAAGSFYQKGENVVRLLADKGIDATLINPRYLNEVDAETLDSLKANHQLVVTLEDGSKDGGFGERIASYYGTSEMKVMVGGIRKGLYDRYDVKELLSDNRLLDEQIVEDILLVIND
- a CDS encoding metallophosphoesterase translates to MEKKVSGKHSSMNGFAMMKGRVATVVLASALLLGGGLTAQAQNAALTTCSQSAATAIPQNPNWKANAAEWQKLKGEITLYMTNDMGRNGYYDQKPIAELMGEMAGTVDPECVLAVGDIHHFNGVASPQDPLWLTNYEYVYSHPDLMLDWFPVCGNHEYRGNTQAFMDYGKVSRRWMMPAKYYTKVFDHKGTTIRVIFLDTTPLIDSYRKASEKYPDACKQDAEAQLSWLDETLKNAKEDWVIVVGHHPIYAYTEKKESERLDMQKRLLPILHKYNNVAIYACGHIHNFQHIQKKGDNIDYVVNSSSSLARPVKPIDGTVFCSPADGFSVFTADKKQLRMSMIDKDGKIIHTVLKVKK